The proteins below are encoded in one region of Deinococcus detaillensis:
- a CDS encoding type II toxin-antitoxin system Phd/YefM family antitoxin — protein MKAQFAKTEWPLQDAKAHFSELVDAALTQGPQAVTRHGKNAVVVLSHQDFVRLSQANTTLADALNGAPAELSFERDRTPIPTVQLD, from the coding sequence ATGAAAGCACAGTTTGCAAAAACCGAGTGGCCGTTGCAGGATGCCAAAGCCCATTTCAGTGAACTGGTAGACGCCGCGCTCACACAGGGACCACAGGCGGTTACGCGGCACGGCAAGAATGCAGTAGTGGTGCTTTCACATCAGGATTTCGTTCGGCTGAGTCAGGCCAACACGACCCTGGCCGATGCGCTGAACGGTGCTCCCGCCGAGTTGAGCTTTGAGCGTGACCGAACGCCTATTCCCACAGTTCAACTCGACTGA